In Dromiciops gliroides isolate mDroGli1 chromosome 4, mDroGli1.pri, whole genome shotgun sequence, one DNA window encodes the following:
- the MNT gene encoding max-binding protein MNT isoform X2, translating to MEGNPQDSGEEHEKLRLEREQEQKASATRVNHMLPPEEPRIEAPPLPLSPPAPPPAPPPPLATPVTVIPIPVVTGSPQPMPPPPPLPLPPSQPLTLAPRQPALVSAPGLSIKDPIPPLPRPPATATPLLPDSKGPASTGSPKPLQPFPTPILTIAQHHVVQQPIQPQLPPPQPPAPTTLAALKLAPAEEVKPSEQKKRPGGIGTREVHNKLEKNRRAHLKECFETLKRNIPNVDDKKTSNLSVLRSALRYIQTLKRKEKEYEHEMERLAREKIATQQQLTELKHELSQWMDALEMERVLRQAGQPEDDQASTSTASEGEDNMDEDMEDDRSAMGLPKLSQRPQPELLKPAPLPPGTAPAAPAPHSHPAALQQKPPPPAAAAQTLVSAPTHLVATAGGGSTVIAHTATTHASVIQTVNHVLQGPGGKHIAHIAPSAPSPVQLAPATPPIGHITVHPAALNHVAHLGSQLPLYPQPVAVSHIAHTLSHQQVNGTGGLGPPATVMAKPAVGAQVVHHPQLVGQTVLNPVTMVTMPSFPVSTLKLA from the exons AGGAACATGAGAAACTTCGGCTGGAGCGGGAGCAGGAGCAGAAGGCCAGCGCCACTCGGGTTAATCATATGCTGCCCCCTGAAGAACCCCGGATCGAGGCCCCCCCACTTCCCTTGTCCCCTCCAGCTCCACCAcctgcacccccaccccctctgGCCACCCCAGTGACTGTCATCCCTATCCCTGTGGTGACAGGCTCCCCACAGCCAATGCCACCTCCACCCCCCCTACCGTTGCCCCCAAGCCAGCCGCTGACCCTAGCTCCACGGCAGCCGGCCTTGGTCAGTGCACCAGGACTCAGTATCAAGGACCCCATCCCCCCACTCCCCAGGCCACCAGCCACTGCCACCCCGCTCCTGCCGGACTCAAAGGGCCCCGCTTCCACAGGCAGCCCCAAACCCCTGCAGCCCTTCCCCACACCTATCCTGACCATCGCCCAACATCACGTGGTCCAGCAGCCCATTCAGCCCCAGCTGCCGCCCCCTCAGCCACCTGCACCAACCACACTTGCGGCTCTGAAGCTGGCACCAGCTGAAGAAGTGAAGCCCAGTGAGCAGAAGAAGCGGCCTGGGGG GATCGGCACCAGGGAAGTCCACAACAAGTTGGAGAAGAACAG gcggGCCCATCTGAAGGAATGCTTTGAGACTCTGAAGAGGAACATCCCCAATGTGGACGATAAGAAAACATCCAATCTAAGTGTCCTGCGCAGCGCCCTGAGATACATTCAG ACGCTGAAACGGAAAGAGAAGGAGTATGAGCATGAGATGGAGCGGCTGGCCCGGGAGAAGATAGCCACTCAGCAGCAGCTGACAGAGCTGAAGCATGAGCTGAGCCAGTGGATGGACGCTCTGGAGATGGAGCGAGTGCTACGCCAGGCGGGGCAGCCCGAGGATGACCAGGCCTCCACCTCCACCGCGTCAG AAGGCGAGGACAACATGGATGAAGACATGGAGGACGACCGCTCAGCCATGGGGCTACCCAAGCTGAGCCAGCGGCCACAGCCTGAGCTCCTGAAGCCAGCCCCCCTGCCTCCTGGCACGGCCCCTGCCGCCCCAGCCCCTCACTCCCACCCTGCGGCCCTGCAACAGAAGCCCCCACCTCCAGCCGCTGCTGCCCAGACCCTGGTGTCAGCCCCCACCCACCTCGTGGCCACGGCGGGAGGGGGCTCGACGGTCATCGCTCACACGGCCACCACCCACGCCTCAGTCATCCAGACTGTGAACCATGTGCTTCAGGGCCCAGGGGGCAAGCACATTGCCCACATTGCCCCGTCAGCCCCCAGCCCCGTGCAGTTGGCACCTGCCACGCCCCCCATTGGCCACATTACTGTCCACCCTGCAGCCCTCAACCATGTGGCCCACCTGGGCtcccagctgcccctgtatccACAGCCTGTGGCCGTGAGCCACATCGCCCACACCCTTTCCCACCAGCAAGTCAATGGCACAGGCGGGCTGGGGCCACCAGCCACGGTCATGGCCAAGCCAGCTGTGGGCGCCCAGGTGGTCCATCACCCCCAGCTGGTGGGCCAGACGGTCCTGAATCCAGTGACCATGGTCACTATGCCATCCTTCCCCGTCAGCACCCTGAAGCTGGCCTGA
- the MNT gene encoding max-binding protein MNT isoform X1 has translation MSIETLLEAARFLEWQAQQQQRAREEHEKLRLEREQEQKASATRVNHMLPPEEPRIEAPPLPLSPPAPPPAPPPPLATPVTVIPIPVVTGSPQPMPPPPPLPLPPSQPLTLAPRQPALVSAPGLSIKDPIPPLPRPPATATPLLPDSKGPASTGSPKPLQPFPTPILTIAQHHVVQQPIQPQLPPPQPPAPTTLAALKLAPAEEVKPSEQKKRPGGIGTREVHNKLEKNRRAHLKECFETLKRNIPNVDDKKTSNLSVLRSALRYIQTLKRKEKEYEHEMERLAREKIATQQQLTELKHELSQWMDALEMERVLRQAGQPEDDQASTSTASEGEDNMDEDMEDDRSAMGLPKLSQRPQPELLKPAPLPPGTAPAAPAPHSHPAALQQKPPPPAAAAQTLVSAPTHLVATAGGGSTVIAHTATTHASVIQTVNHVLQGPGGKHIAHIAPSAPSPVQLAPATPPIGHITVHPAALNHVAHLGSQLPLYPQPVAVSHIAHTLSHQQVNGTGGLGPPATVMAKPAVGAQVVHHPQLVGQTVLNPVTMVTMPSFPVSTLKLA, from the exons AGGAACATGAGAAACTTCGGCTGGAGCGGGAGCAGGAGCAGAAGGCCAGCGCCACTCGGGTTAATCATATGCTGCCCCCTGAAGAACCCCGGATCGAGGCCCCCCCACTTCCCTTGTCCCCTCCAGCTCCACCAcctgcacccccaccccctctgGCCACCCCAGTGACTGTCATCCCTATCCCTGTGGTGACAGGCTCCCCACAGCCAATGCCACCTCCACCCCCCCTACCGTTGCCCCCAAGCCAGCCGCTGACCCTAGCTCCACGGCAGCCGGCCTTGGTCAGTGCACCAGGACTCAGTATCAAGGACCCCATCCCCCCACTCCCCAGGCCACCAGCCACTGCCACCCCGCTCCTGCCGGACTCAAAGGGCCCCGCTTCCACAGGCAGCCCCAAACCCCTGCAGCCCTTCCCCACACCTATCCTGACCATCGCCCAACATCACGTGGTCCAGCAGCCCATTCAGCCCCAGCTGCCGCCCCCTCAGCCACCTGCACCAACCACACTTGCGGCTCTGAAGCTGGCACCAGCTGAAGAAGTGAAGCCCAGTGAGCAGAAGAAGCGGCCTGGGGG GATCGGCACCAGGGAAGTCCACAACAAGTTGGAGAAGAACAG gcggGCCCATCTGAAGGAATGCTTTGAGACTCTGAAGAGGAACATCCCCAATGTGGACGATAAGAAAACATCCAATCTAAGTGTCCTGCGCAGCGCCCTGAGATACATTCAG ACGCTGAAACGGAAAGAGAAGGAGTATGAGCATGAGATGGAGCGGCTGGCCCGGGAGAAGATAGCCACTCAGCAGCAGCTGACAGAGCTGAAGCATGAGCTGAGCCAGTGGATGGACGCTCTGGAGATGGAGCGAGTGCTACGCCAGGCGGGGCAGCCCGAGGATGACCAGGCCTCCACCTCCACCGCGTCAG AAGGCGAGGACAACATGGATGAAGACATGGAGGACGACCGCTCAGCCATGGGGCTACCCAAGCTGAGCCAGCGGCCACAGCCTGAGCTCCTGAAGCCAGCCCCCCTGCCTCCTGGCACGGCCCCTGCCGCCCCAGCCCCTCACTCCCACCCTGCGGCCCTGCAACAGAAGCCCCCACCTCCAGCCGCTGCTGCCCAGACCCTGGTGTCAGCCCCCACCCACCTCGTGGCCACGGCGGGAGGGGGCTCGACGGTCATCGCTCACACGGCCACCACCCACGCCTCAGTCATCCAGACTGTGAACCATGTGCTTCAGGGCCCAGGGGGCAAGCACATTGCCCACATTGCCCCGTCAGCCCCCAGCCCCGTGCAGTTGGCACCTGCCACGCCCCCCATTGGCCACATTACTGTCCACCCTGCAGCCCTCAACCATGTGGCCCACCTGGGCtcccagctgcccctgtatccACAGCCTGTGGCCGTGAGCCACATCGCCCACACCCTTTCCCACCAGCAAGTCAATGGCACAGGCGGGCTGGGGCCACCAGCCACGGTCATGGCCAAGCCAGCTGTGGGCGCCCAGGTGGTCCATCACCCCCAGCTGGTGGGCCAGACGGTCCTGAATCCAGTGACCATGGTCACTATGCCATCCTTCCCCGTCAGCACCCTGAAGCTGGCCTGA